One Argentina anserina chromosome 6, drPotAnse1.1, whole genome shotgun sequence genomic window, TTGCGAATTAGACAACTTTCGTCTATTAGAAAGCATTGAGGCTTTTCTATGCGGGTGGGATTCGAACAACGCTGCCTCTCAAATTTTAGAGTTGAGCAATCTCAAGAACAAAATTGATAATGAGAAGCTTCCTGAGTTAGAGAATGGCCTTCTTAGAGGGTCTCTTGTTTCCATTGAAAGTTTCCGGGGAACACCATATTTGGAAGCTCTACTAGATAGGAAAACCAAAGATGGGACCATACTAGTAAAGAGATGGCTTCAAGAAGCTCTTCGTCGAGAAAATATCTCCACGAATGTGAAATCCCGTTCTGGTTTTGCTACAAAGTCAGAATTGGAAGCTATGACAAAAGCACTGGCCAAATCCCAGTCATCTTTATTGAAAAACAAAGGAATTATTCAGTTGGCCGTGGCTGCACTGGCTGCACTCGATGAATCTCATTCATCAAGATGGGAAGCATTTAGCAGTGCAGAGAAAATATTAAGTGTAAGTGCTGAAGACACAAGCCAGAGTCTTGCTGTGCAAATTGGTGATTTTATTAATAAGAGTGCCTTGTTGGGATTGCATGGACAGAATGGAAAATTAGGGACCTCCAAAGGGGTACTTTCTTTTCAAGATGCTTTGCATCTTATGATTTCTGGATATATATTAGCTGGTGAGAATTTCCCAACAGCTGGGAATGATGGCCCCTTTTCTTGGCAAGAGGAGCAACTCTTGAAAGATTCTATTGTTGAAGCAATTCTTGAAAACCCTTCAATAGCAAAACTGAAGTTTCTTCATGGTCTACTGGAAGAGCTTGAGACCAACTTAAGCAGGATTCAATCAGAGGAAAGCAAGGGAGAATTGTCAGATCAAATAAATATTGATGATCTTGATGACGATCAATGGGGTAAATGGGGTGATGAAGATGTAGATGATACAATTAACAGTAAGGAGAAAACATATGATGACATGCAGCTGAAGTTGGAGTTGCGTGATAGGGTTGACAACCTTTTCAAATTTCTTCATAAGTTATCCAGTTTGAAGAGTCGAAATATACCATTGAAGGATGGGGCTTTTGATTCAGAAAATAATTTCAGTGGAGATCCATATGCTAGTAGAGGATTACTTTATAAGCTTCTAACTCGTGTATTGGGGAAGCATGATGTTCCTGGTTTGGAGTATCACTCTTCTACTGTGGGGCAACTTTTTAAAAGTGGGTTCAGAAGGTTTGGCCTTGCGCAGGTAAATTTTATCCCCCTGTCCAGATTACAGTGCTCAATGGAtgctttataacatcttgtcTAATTTCCTCTCTAGGCAAAACCAAGTTTAGCTGATCAAAATATCATCCTTGTTTTCGTTGTTGGGGGTATCAATGGTGTGGAGGTTTGTATTCTTAAACTTCTGTaacttatttttctttctttttcttcttttctaattCATATTTCCATTTGAAGCCTACTCTTCTACTGACCTTTGAGCATCTTTTTACATATGGAATGTTATGATAGTTCATCAAAAGAAGTAACATGATATGGTGTTTATAATGATAACCAGGTTCGTGAAGCTCAAGAGGCATTATCCGAAAGTGGAAGACCGGATATAGAGATGATTCTTGGTGGAACAACTCTGCTAACTCCTGacgacatgcttgacttgctATTGGGGAAGTCTAGTTATTTTTGATGGTTTTGATATATTGTACGATGGCATCCCATACAGTAGGGTGTAATCTATTGTAGCATATTTCACTATTTCAGGAGCAGTAGAttcttctgtttttctttGGACGGGATTGAGTGGATGGTTGTTCCTAATCTATCAAGTGTATAATGAAATGAGAATGCATCAAAATACATAATAATAGATGAACCAACCAGCATGTTCAAAAATGACAATGTATGTTGtacagaaaaaaagaagatgacAATGTATGTTTGAGAGACGAATATAAGCAGAAGCGATCACGATAACATGCTAATAAATTACTAGCAATAAAGAGTTTGTTCTAGTACATTGTATTGGAGCTTGCTCTCaattgttatggatttgatgtctaatgaagttatttatttttctaaataaaaaaaatgctaaaaaATTACGTTTAATATATTaggcttcttataaaaaagggTCACATTTGACctataaaattagaaaaaaaaatcaagcaagattgcaaaattagaagaaaaaaagtcatTCAATTAAATCCCTTAAACGGTTACCCTTAAATATCAAAACATAACAATAAATAAAAGTTCGTTATTTCTagtcttctttttctcacaaCATGAGTGTGACATTGGTTGTGATAGCGAGTGTAAGagtgggtgtgacaggtagtgtgacaaatAGGGTCACAACGGGtgtgacagatagtgtgatatgggttgtgacagatagtgtgacagcgggtgtgacgacaggggttgtgacaggtagtgtgatatgagttgtgacagatagtgtgacagcgggtgtgacatgtagtgtgataggggttgtgcaggtagtgtgacagcgggtgtgacagtggttgtgacaagtagtgtgacatcggttgtgacaagtagtgtgacaacggttgtaacatgtagtgtgacatgagttgtgacaggtagtgtgacatcagTTGTGACAGGTAATGTGATATAGCGGTTAtgataagtagtgtgacaacaaTTTTGACAAGTAGTGTAATatgggttgtgacaggtagtgtgacatcggatctaataggtagtgtgacagtgagtgTAATAAGTAATGTGATAACTAGTGTGATAGCGAGGGTGATATGTAGTGTAACAGCATGTGTGACAacgagtgtgataggtagtgtgacagtgggtgtgacaggtTGTGTGACTGCGGGTGTGACAGGTaatgtgacagcgggtgtaacatatagtgtgatagcgggtgtgacatgccgagagcaAATATCTAAATATGCGAAATgatattaaaatttaaaagagatttgtataagtatgctcagaatgaagagaataactagAATTATGGAAACTTGAACTCCGATTTCGCCGAAATTGCTTGGAGCACCACCATGAACAACGGCATACCCTTGTGAGGGTTGTTGCGCCTTATATGGTGGTCGGTTCGGAGTGAGtatggtatcaaatgaaagagaggaGATATATATTTCCAACAGTACCAACTATTTTCAAATCCATCGCTGAACGACAAAGCTATgaccgaaattagaaaaagaaaaaaaaaagacttaaaaataacaaaacagtctggaaaaatatttaaaa contains:
- the LOC126798189 gene encoding sec1 family domain-containing protein MIP3, with the protein product MALVDVTKSCLDSITLISEHIEGAVVYLDAGTTESFQFIGAFPLLLNHGVRAICSLENMSSLDAAVDWNANSDPDRKVVVVTSRLLSDAHRYILRCLSTHPAVRCCTIFTSISEIAHSAYPDSPLGPDAYHEYESLLVQDYEELVKKGEKKPIQPDVSNFKDNIDFGNEGWSQLSPSEDISHPQASSTASGSYRENLIADPEELGQNLVVSVRHFPMIMCPFSPRVFVLPSEGSVAEAYLSAKHDDALSPGLPSLSTGLPSDGDDIPPGATLTANFLYHFAAKMDLKMEIFSLGDVSKTVGKMLTDMSSLYDVGRRKRSAGLLLIDRTLDLLTPCCHGDSLFDRVFSSLPRRESTASYTHIRTSQSQLKQAPSNLVRASLDVQVPLAKILSEEDCELDNFRLLESIEAFLCGWDSNNAASQILELSNLKNKIDNEKLPELENGLLRGSLVSIESFRGTPYLEALLDRKTKDGTILVKRWLQEALRRENISTNVKSRSGFATKSELEAMTKALAKSQSSLLKNKGIIQLAVAALAALDESHSSRWEAFSSAEKILSVSAEDTSQSLAVQIGDFINKSALLGLHGQNGKLGTSKGVLSFQDALHLMISGYILAGENFPTAGNDGPFSWQEEQLLKDSIVEAILENPSIAKLKFLHGLLEELETNLSRIQSEESKGELSDQINIDDLDDDQWGKWGDEDVDDTINSKEKTYDDMQLKLELRDRVDNLFKFLHKLSSLKSRNIPLKDGAFDSENNFSGDPYASRGLLYKLLTRVLGKHDVPGLEYHSSTVGQLFKSGFRRFGLAQAKPSLADQNIILVFVVGGINGVEVREAQEALSESGRPDIEMILGGTTLLTPDDMLDLLLGKSSYF